The Methylophilus sp. TWE2 region TCACGACGACCATTTCGACCAGGGTAAAGCCGGATTGTGCGTAGGGTTTATTTTTCATTTTTTTGATCTTATCGTAGACGGCACTTGTCATGTCAATTTTTGTCGAACGTTGCAAGTGTTAACCAAGGCTTACAAATGCGTCTTTTAAAAAATTATTTATTGCTAATTTTGCTGGCTGCATTGCTAGCGCATTGTGCTAGCATGGGTGAACGCAGGCTAAGCATGAATACTGCAGAGTTACAGCAAAAATTAAACAGCAAACTGGCCAAGCCATTCACGTTCATGAAAGTGTTTCATATTCAGTTGTCCAATGCCCTAGTGTCCATAGACCCGGCTTCAGGCAGGATTCATACCTTGATGGATACCAATGTGCAGAGTGATTTGCTGGCTAATGCAGCAACAGGTAAGCTGGGATTGTCGGGGCTGCTGAAGTTTGACCAGGCGCGAAATGCCGTTGTACTGGATCAGCCGGAAGTGGATTCTTTTCAACTGGATGGAGCCAATAGCCAATGGAACGGCCTAGTGCAGCAGATCAGCAAGGATATTGGCAGTAAGTGGCTCAACCAATTAGTATTGTATGAGGTGAAGCCTGAAGATTTAAGTTATGCAGGACGTCACTATCAACCGACAGATTTTCAAGTCACAGCCAATGGCCTGCAGGTCACCCTTAAGCCGCAATAATTATTACTTAACCCAGATGCTTTTCTAGTAACAGCGCTGCAACGACT contains the following coding sequences:
- a CDS encoding DUF1439 domain-containing protein — protein: MRLLKNYLLLILLAALLAHCASMGERRLSMNTAELQQKLNSKLAKPFTFMKVFHIQLSNALVSIDPASGRIHTLMDTNVQSDLLANAATGKLGLSGLLKFDQARNAVVLDQPEVDSFQLDGANSQWNGLVQQISKDIGSKWLNQLVLYEVKPEDLSYAGRHYQPTDFQVTANGLQVTLKPQ